The Phragmites australis chromosome 15, lpPhrAust1.1, whole genome shotgun sequence genome window below encodes:
- the LOC133893430 gene encoding uncharacterized protein LOC133893430 isoform X2 codes for MLLATSATASHLLLPVRRAGGGGGAAPAPPRTCAVKLEALTGPQLRSSSSFSCSCSPSPSTGEGGKDGARHLFDEFSVLSPVIPWEVDDIWRTYAGYFFILHIPFSFGGLGVVAKVLNCSSLDPITAVISTVILQLAELALALALLHYTAMPGHDVQAFFAGKVSTKRNWIIETILGFGLLMTLVSLTSIIGDKLDAYDPILKEILSDSPTSRLVCFFLYCVIAPLSEETIYRGFLLTALSSSMKWWDAVVISSLIFSVAHLSGKSFIQLFVIGCITGLAYCRTGTLVASFTVHSLYNAIILFMALKS; via the exons ATGCTCCTCGCCACTTCAGCCACAGCTTCCCATCTTCTCCTCCCCGTCAGAAGGgcaggcggaggcggaggagcagctcctgctcctcctcgtaCCTGCGCGGTCAAACTGGAAGCTCTGACTGGGCCACAactgcgctcctcctcctctttcagCTGCTcctgctctccctctccctctaccGGTGAGGGCGGCAAGGACGGCGCCCGCCATCTGTTCGAT GAGTTTTCAGTTCTTTCTCCTGTTATTCCATGGGAGGTTGATGATATATGGAGAACATATGCaggatatttctttattttgcATATCCCTTTTAGCTTTGGAGGGCTTGGTGTGGTTGCCAAAGTGTTAAATTGCTCCTCACTCGATCCAATAACAGCA GTTATTTCTACAGTCATACTTCAATTAGCAGAGCTCGCTTTGGCCTTAGCACTGCTCCATTACACTGCAATGCCAGGGCATGATGTTCAGGCTTTCTTTGCTGGGAAGGTTTCTACAAAAAGGAATTGGATAATAGAAACAATATTAGGCTTTGGACTTTTGATGACCTTGGTATCACTCACATCCATCATAGGTGACAAATTG GATGCGTATGATCCTATATTGAAGGAAATCCTTTCTGACAGTCCAACCTCTAGGTTAGTGTGTTTCTTTCTATACTGTGTCATTGCTCCACTGTCAGAAGAAACCATCTACCGCGGGTTCCTATTAACGGCACTGTCTTCCTCAATGAAATGGTGGGATGCTGTCGTGATAAGTTCACTTATCTTCAGTGTAGCGCACCTCTCTGGGAAAAGTTTCATTCAACTGTTTGTAATTGGATGTATTACAGGGTTAGCTTATTGTCGAACTGGAACTCTGGTTGCTTCTTTCACGGTCCATTCTCTGTATAACGCAATTATATTGTTTATGGCTTTAAAGTCATGA
- the LOC133893430 gene encoding uncharacterized protein LOC133893430 isoform X1 gives MLLATSATASHLLLPVRRAGGGGGAAPAPPRTCAVKLEALTGPQLRSSSSFSCSCSPSPSTGEGGKDGARHLFDEFSVLSPVIPWEVDDIWRTYAGYFFILHIPFSFGGLGVVAKVLNCSSLDPITAVISTVILQLAELALALALLHYTAMPGHDVQAFFAGKVSTKRNWIIETILGFGLLMTLVSLTSIIGDKLVGPEDAYDPILKEILSDSPTSRLVCFFLYCVIAPLSEETIYRGFLLTALSSSMKWWDAVVISSLIFSVAHLSGKSFIQLFVIGCITGLAYCRTGTLVASFTVHSLYNAIILFMALKS, from the exons ATGCTCCTCGCCACTTCAGCCACAGCTTCCCATCTTCTCCTCCCCGTCAGAAGGgcaggcggaggcggaggagcagctcctgctcctcctcgtaCCTGCGCGGTCAAACTGGAAGCTCTGACTGGGCCACAactgcgctcctcctcctctttcagCTGCTcctgctctccctctccctctaccGGTGAGGGCGGCAAGGACGGCGCCCGCCATCTGTTCGAT GAGTTTTCAGTTCTTTCTCCTGTTATTCCATGGGAGGTTGATGATATATGGAGAACATATGCaggatatttctttattttgcATATCCCTTTTAGCTTTGGAGGGCTTGGTGTGGTTGCCAAAGTGTTAAATTGCTCCTCACTCGATCCAATAACAGCA GTTATTTCTACAGTCATACTTCAATTAGCAGAGCTCGCTTTGGCCTTAGCACTGCTCCATTACACTGCAATGCCAGGGCATGATGTTCAGGCTTTCTTTGCTGGGAAGGTTTCTACAAAAAGGAATTGGATAATAGAAACAATATTAGGCTTTGGACTTTTGATGACCTTGGTATCACTCACATCCATCATAGGTGACAAATTGGTAGGACCTGAG GATGCGTATGATCCTATATTGAAGGAAATCCTTTCTGACAGTCCAACCTCTAGGTTAGTGTGTTTCTTTCTATACTGTGTCATTGCTCCACTGTCAGAAGAAACCATCTACCGCGGGTTCCTATTAACGGCACTGTCTTCCTCAATGAAATGGTGGGATGCTGTCGTGATAAGTTCACTTATCTTCAGTGTAGCGCACCTCTCTGGGAAAAGTTTCATTCAACTGTTTGTAATTGGATGTATTACAGGGTTAGCTTATTGTCGAACTGGAACTCTGGTTGCTTCTTTCACGGTCCATTCTCTGTATAACGCAATTATATTGTTTATGGCTTTAAAGTCATGA